The genomic stretch TCGCGCACGCGGGCCTCGGCGTTCTGCACGTCGAGGTTCGCTCGGACCGCCCGGTCGACCAGCGAATCGAGCTCTTCGTCCCCGAACACGGTCCACCAGCGGGAGGGTGTCTCCGGAGCGCCTTCGCCCATCGCGGGGGCCTCGCTCCAGCGTGCCGGGACCTCCACCAGAGGCACGTGATAGTCGGGACCGACGGCACAGCCTGCCACGGCGAGTGCCAGCAGCGCCGCCCTCAGTGCGCCGGTTCTCGTCATGACGCATTCCCCGCGAGCTGCTTTGCCCGCACGGCCTCGAGGGGAGGCGCCTCGATGAACACGTCCATCTGCTGGCCGACGTAGACCGGAAGCGCACCCTCGTCGAAGCTGTAGATCACCTCCAGCACCCGCGTGTCGACGCGCTCGGTCGTGTCGCCGGTGAGCGACTGCTTCGGGATGACGTACGGCTCGAACCGCTCGAAGCGCAGGGTCGTCTTCAGGTCCGGGTTGCCGCGGACGAACGCGACCGCTGCGGCGCCCGGCCGAAAGCGCCACGCATCGTTCTCGTCCACGTCGACGCGGACGTGCAGCCGGGTGTCGTCCCCGAGCAGCATGAGCGGGGTCGCCAGCACGCCCCCCTGGGCGAACTCGCCGAGCCGGGTCTTGATCTGCAAGATTTCCCCCGGCACGAGGGCTCGGATCGTCCGGCGCGCGATCTCGATCTGGGTCTGCTCCACTTGCGCTTTCGCCGCTTCGAGGGCGGCTCCGTCGACTCCCACGGCATCGCGGCGGTTCTGCAGCTCCTCGACGCTGATCGCGCGCTTGTCCGGCACGCTCTCGGCTCGCCCGAGCTGGTGCTTGGCCTGCGCCAAATTGGCCTCGGCCTCCTTCACGTTCGCCTCCGCGACCAGCAGGTTGGCCTGAAGGTCTCGGTCGTCGATCTTGAAGAGAGGGTCGCCAGCGCGGACGTGGTCGCCCCATTTGACGTAGATCTCCATCACGATTCCGGAAACCGGCGTTCCGACGGCGATGTTCTCGGTGCTGGCCTCGATGATGCCCGAACCCGCCACAAAGCTCTCGAAGGGCGCGCGTGCAGGCTGCGCTACCGGCTCGGCGACAGGCTTCGGCTGATTGCCGCGAACAACCGTCGCGACGGCGAAGGCGACGCCGACGACCGCGAGGACCGGGAGCATGTACTTGCGGATCATTGCTGTTCTCCGCGGCCGCGCTGGTCGACGATGCTCTCGATGCGGCCGTCGTCCATGTGAGCGATGCGATCGGCGAAGCCGAAGATGCGCGCGTCGTGCGTGACCACGATGAGCGCCCGCTCGGCGCTCTGGGCGACCCGCCTCAGCAGCTCCATCACGGTCTGCCCGCTTTCGTGATCGAGCGCGCTGGTCGGCTCGTCGCAGACGATGATGCGCGGCTCGTGGACCAGAGCGCGTGCGATCGCGACGCGCTGCTGCTGCCCTCCGCTAAGCTGCGCAGGCAGCGCGTTCGCGCGCGCACCGAGCCCGACGGCGTCGACCACCTCGCGCGCCCGCGCGAGCGCCCGCGCACGGGGCATGCCCTGGATGAGCAGCGGCACCGCCGCGTTTTCGGCGGCCGTGAGCGCGGGCAGCAGGTTGTACGCTTGGAATACGAAACCGATCGTCTCGCCGCGGAAACGCGCGCGCTCGCGCGCGCTCATCGTGCGGAGATCGCGGCCCTGGACGTGAACGTCGCCGCCGTCTTGGTCGAGAATCGCCGCGATCACCGAGATCAGGGTTGTCTTGCCACATCCGGAGGGCCCGACGAGCATCAGGAGCTCGCCTCGACGCACGTCGAGGTCGATGCCGCGCAGCGCCGTCACCTGCGCCTCGCCGGATCCGTACGCCTTGGTGACCCCCCGGCAGTAGACCGCCACGTCTTCGACCGCTGCGTTCATGGATCACCCCTTGAAGACGATCGCCGGCTCGAGCCGCACGACCTTCCAGATGCTGAGGAGCGCCGCGAGCACGCAGATCACGGCTACCGCGCCGCCACTCGCCAGCAGGAGCTGCCACGGCATGCGGAACGCGAGCTCGGTGTTGCGGGTCGCAAACCCCATTGCTGAGGCGGCGCCGACGCCGAGCCCGTAGCCGATCAGCCCGACGATCACGGCCTGGAGCAGGATCATGCGCAGCAAGGTCCCGTTCTGCGCTCCCATGGCCTTCAGCGCACCGAACTGGCGGATGCTGTCGAGGGTGAAGTTGTAGAAGGTCTGGCCGGCCACCGCCGTCCCGACGATGAAGCCGAGCACCACTGCGATGCCGAAGTTGATGGGAATACCCGTGTACTTGAGGAAGTAGTTCACGGTGAGCGTTTCGAAGCCATCGCGGGTGTAGGCTGCGAGGCCGGTCGTGCGCGTGATGCGCGTGCAGAGTTCTTCGAGATCCTGGCCCGGCTTGGCCTTCACCAGGATGAAGGAAAGGAGCAACCGCTCCGGCGGTGCGATGGTGAGCGCGCGCAGGTAGGTCGTGTAGACCACGGGCTGAGACTGGAAGGTGCGCGTGTTGCGCGAGATCCCGACGACGATGGCGCGATGGTCGTTGATCTCCAGCACGTCGCCGATCGCGAGGGGTGTCTTGCGGCCGCCCGGCGCCACGGGCGGCTTCGCGAGTTTGTCGTCGGCGCCCACGACGTCGACGATGACCCCGTCGGCGCGCCGAAGGTCGGCAATCGTGCCCTCCACCATCTCCGGCGGTCCTCCGACCAAGGTCGCGTCGTCGAGGCCAACCACGTTCACGCTCTGGAAGTTTCCGTCTGAGAGCCGAGCCTTGAGCAAACCCTTGTACAGCGGCACCGCCCAGTCGACGCCTTCCACGCCACGCACGCGCAGGAGCTTCGTGTCCTGCATCGGCTTGATGTCGTCGATGAACTGCACCTTCGGATCCATTACCCAGATGTCGGGCTGCCCCAGGTCCGTGATCGCGCCGTAGGTGCGCGTCATCAGGCCGATGAAGATCGCCCCCTGCTGGGTGATGAGCAGCGAGGCAAAGGTGATGCCCAAGATGATCCCGAGGTACTTCGCCCGGTCGCCGATCAGCATCTTGAGCGCCACGAAGTTCATCGGGTCAGCCTCCGTCGCCGCCCCGCGCGACGATCTCGTCGCGGATTGCCGTGGTGAGAACGCCGGTCGCGAGAAGCTCGGTGCCGGCGCGATGCATCCGGGTAAGGAGCGCCTTTCCCGCCGCATCGACGAAGCGAACGTCCACGAGTTCGATCCGTACCGCCTTGTCTCCGCTCGCCTCGCGCGCGCACTGCCAGCAGTGGCGCAGCTCGTCGACCCAGGGGCCCTGAAGCTGGCCCTCGATTCGGAGCACCACCGCGTCGCCTTCGTGCAGCGTCGTGATGCGGAGCATGCCTGTGTGCATCGCAAGGCCCGTGCCGACCGGAGCGGCAGCGAAACCGAGCTGAAACAGGTCTAGAAGCCGCGCCGCACCTTCCTGTGCCGAGTCCGTGCCGGGATCCGGCACGTTCGCCGGATCCGTTCAGCACTTCCGGGCGCGTGGGTCAGCGAGACGCGCCTTCGAAGAGACGGCGCGCGATTGGAGCCTCGCGAAAGGTGCCCGACTGCTCGAGGTCAGGGCGAGAACGGCTGCCACTCGCCTTCGGATGCTGCCACCGACCCGCTATTCGTCCGCGCTGAAGAGCCCCGCATGTCCCCAGCCATTGCCGCCCCCCATCACGTAGCGTTCCGTCGTCCAGCTCGCGGGATCGATCGACCGGAGCTGCCATGCGTACTCGAAGAGCCACCGAGACGGATTCCGGAAGTAGAAGGAAAGCCCTCGGTCGTCGGGATGTCGCCCCAACGACGACTTCGTGATCTT from Candidatus Eisenbacteria bacterium encodes the following:
- a CDS encoding efflux RND transporter periplasmic adaptor subunit, whose translation is MIRKYMLPVLAVVGVAFAVATVVRGNQPKPVAEPVAQPARAPFESFVAGSGIIEASTENIAVGTPVSGIVMEIYVKWGDHVRAGDPLFKIDDRDLQANLLVAEANVKEAEANLAQAKHQLGRAESVPDKRAISVEELQNRRDAVGVDGAALEAAKAQVEQTQIEIARRTIRALVPGEILQIKTRLGEFAQGGVLATPLMLLGDDTRLHVRVDVDENDAWRFRPGAAAVAFVRGNPDLKTTLRFERFEPYVIPKQSLTGDTTERVDTRVLEVIYSFDEGALPVYVGQQMDVFIEAPPLEAVRAKQLAGNAS
- a CDS encoding ABC transporter ATP-binding protein; this translates as MNAAVEDVAVYCRGVTKAYGSGEAQVTALRGIDLDVRRGELLMLVGPSGCGKTTLISVIAAILDQDGGDVHVQGRDLRTMSARERARFRGETIGFVFQAYNLLPALTAAENAAVPLLIQGMPRARALARAREVVDAVGLGARANALPAQLSGGQQQRVAIARALVHEPRIIVCDEPTSALDHESGQTVMELLRRVAQSAERALIVVTHDARIFGFADRIAHMDDGRIESIVDQRGRGEQQ
- a CDS encoding ABC transporter permease codes for the protein MNFVALKMLIGDRAKYLGIILGITFASLLITQQGAIFIGLMTRTYGAITDLGQPDIWVMDPKVQFIDDIKPMQDTKLLRVRGVEGVDWAVPLYKGLLKARLSDGNFQSVNVVGLDDATLVGGPPEMVEGTIADLRRADGVIVDVVGADDKLAKPPVAPGGRKTPLAIGDVLEINDHRAIVVGISRNTRTFQSQPVVYTTYLRALTIAPPERLLLSFILVKAKPGQDLEELCTRITRTTGLAAYTRDGFETLTVNYFLKYTGIPINFGIAVVLGFIVGTAVAGQTFYNFTLDSIRQFGALKAMGAQNGTLLRMILLQAVIVGLIGYGLGVGAASAMGFATRNTELAFRMPWQLLLASGGAVAVICVLAALLSIWKVVRLEPAIVFKG